One Acetobacter ghanensis DNA window includes the following coding sequences:
- the purQ gene encoding phosphoribosylformylglycinamidine synthase subunit PurQ: MKAAIVVFPGTNRERDMAIALRRVTGQAPRMIWHHETDLIGIDLVVLPGGFSYGDYLRCGAMAAHSPIMGAVRDFAAKGGHILGVCNGFQILTESNLLPGALLRNADLRFLSQDCHLRVEVENTPFTRRWKKGDIFRTPLAHGDGNYTADPATLELLEGEGRVAFRYADAKGNVQADDRASNPNGSVNSIAGVLSENKRICGMMPHPEDLVDPLMGGEDGLPLFEGLVEALVR, translated from the coding sequence ATGAAAGCAGCGATTGTCGTATTCCCCGGCACGAACCGGGAGCGTGATATGGCCATTGCCCTGCGGCGCGTGACCGGGCAGGCCCCTCGCATGATCTGGCACCATGAGACCGACCTGATTGGTATTGATCTGGTCGTGCTACCTGGTGGCTTCAGTTACGGTGATTACCTGCGGTGCGGTGCCATGGCTGCGCACTCCCCGATCATGGGCGCAGTGCGTGACTTTGCAGCCAAGGGTGGCCACATTCTGGGTGTGTGCAATGGCTTCCAGATTCTGACTGAAAGCAATCTTCTGCCCGGCGCATTGCTGCGCAATGCAGACCTGCGCTTCCTTTCTCAGGATTGTCATCTGCGGGTCGAGGTCGAGAACACACCCTTTACCCGCCGCTGGAAAAAAGGGGACATCTTCCGTACGCCTCTGGCGCATGGAGATGGTAACTACACAGCCGACCCAGCCACTCTTGAGTTACTGGAAGGCGAGGGGCGTGTTGCGTTCCGCTATGCGGATGCCAAAGGCAACGTGCAGGCGGATGATAGAGCCAGCAACCCTAATGGCAGCGTGAATAGCATTGCCGGTGTTCTGAGCGAAAACAAACGTATTTGCGGTATGATGCCACACCCTGAGGATCTGGTTGATCCGCTTATGGGGGGTGAGGATGGTCTGCCTCTGTTTGAAGGTCTGGTGGAGGCTCTTGTCCGGTGA
- a CDS encoding Rap1a/Tai family immunity protein gives MKRLALIALVGVLAAPGMAHAQRLAPMKAGAFGKMCSSASGRTACDAYLSGLTDGVTLAKINGSNEGDANAPAGFCVPATENIAAMRAKVLTWLKAHSDSLGKPVGESVFVALHDSYPCDVKK, from the coding sequence ATGAAGCGCCTTGCCTTAATCGCCCTTGTCGGGGTGCTGGCAGCTCCCGGCATGGCCCACGCACAACGCCTTGCCCCCATGAAGGCCGGCGCCTTTGGTAAGATGTGTTCCAGCGCATCTGGCCGCACGGCGTGTGATGCGTACCTGAGCGGCCTGACTGATGGCGTAACACTCGCCAAAATCAATGGCAGCAACGAAGGGGACGCCAACGCGCCAGCTGGCTTTTGTGTTCCTGCAACGGAAAATATTGCCGCCATGCGTGCCAAGGTGCTCACATGGCTGAAGGCACACTCTGACTCTCTGGGTAAACCCGTTGGCGAGAGTGTTTTTGTTGCCCTGCATGACTCCTACCCGTGTGACGTAAAGAAATGA
- the purS gene encoding phosphoribosylformylglycinamidine synthase subunit PurS produces the protein MKVRVTVMLKDGVLDPQGKAIGHALQTLGFDGVQDVRVGKIIELDLHGVKAEEAHAKAGEMARNLLANLVIEDYSVEVVG, from the coding sequence ATGAAAGTACGTGTAACCGTCATGCTTAAAGACGGCGTTCTGGACCCGCAGGGAAAGGCCATTGGTCACGCACTGCAAACACTGGGTTTTGATGGCGTGCAGGATGTGCGCGTTGGCAAGATCATAGAGTTGGACCTGCACGGCGTTAAAGCAGAAGAAGCCCACGCCAAAGCAGGCGAGATGGCCCGCAATCTGCTCGCCAATCTGGTGATCGAAGACTACTCGGTTGAGGTTGTGGGATGA